The following is a genomic window from Neodiprion pinetum isolate iyNeoPine1 chromosome 3, iyNeoPine1.2, whole genome shotgun sequence.
AAAAGTCTGCGGGGATCTGCGTGACCGATGGGCAATGCAGTATAGGACAACACTGTaggaaattagaaaaaattatacggcAATTGGAACATAACAGCAGTCAACAGCAAACCAAAAGCTTCGGCACCGATGACAACGATGGAGAACGATGTTCGGAGTCGTCGCGATGAATTTATAACAAATGGATTATAAACATCAGTGATCAACATAGGTATAAATGTATACCAAGTGTACAGGAGAGTGGGGGTAATAATAAATAGGTATAGCGGATAGCCGGGATAGCCAACAGGAAACCACTGActaagaatttttaaagacAGCGAGCCTCGTGAATCCAATCTATGCCGCGCAGCAAAGAGGATTCGGCAGATTGGAAGCCGTGGAAGGTTTGCGTAGCCGTCGCCGTGAGCGTCATCTAGTGAGTCGGGGGACACAAGTCGCGTATCGTAATCCTCTTTGCCCCGCAGTATAGCGGTTCCGGCGTTGCTCAGTTATCTTCCGGTACGTTTGTATACTTTACGGACAGCGGTTCGCCCTTGTCGCGTCATCCGTTTTCCCACTCTCTGGGCCGAGCTCACCGTTCCTGGACGTTTCCGGATCTTCGTAGTTGATGCTCGTACCCTACATAGTTTGCATTTTCAATTGAGGTAAGTTGTCGCACCCGGTTCTCATCACTGTAATCTTATTTAAAACACGCGATCCTTTGATCCaagcaaaaaataattgtttaatttttagcTGATATTGTTGTTTCTTTGAAATTACACTATATTTGTACGCTAACATTCGCGGCGGTTGTTTAACGTTAATCCTTGATACTACGTACCAGTTTTGTGTCTTGTGCGTGTTATGGTAATATTATCTCCGTTAAATTGATTTAGCTGTTAATTTTGAAGGCTTAACGATCATATTTGTATCTGAACATATCTCCGGCCATTCAATATTCAATCAAATATATTCTGATATGCCCACCTTGCTGAAGATGAGCGAAACGACGGTAATGGCGGTATGTCGAACAATGTCGAATCACTGAAATGGTGCCGGCAGGTGCTGGTCACCCCAAGCTGGTTTCCGTTCACAAGGTTCCTTTTCGGCGATATTCCTATAATGTTCCAGTTTCAAACTAGCGATTAGTTTCACGGATATTTGTGCATCAATTATTGATATGTTGGCCCTAGTTACtgtgatgaatttttctacGTGGCTCGCGGTCgtaattctaaattttttcgtcTACTACGTTATGGAAGGATAGCGGTGCGGACGCGTACACAAGATGGCGAATGCAAATTCATGTACTGTGTACGTGGCTAGAACGGGGAAAGATAATGAAATGTTATAATTCCTAACTAttcaataaaactttttttatacgAAGAAACTTACAGAATTGTGTTCTGTAATGGAAAAGTAAATTAAACGTTATTTAAATCAGAAGattatttccaattattcAGACGTGATATGCGAGATCCGAGAATTAAAGCTTGAACATTGCTCTGGTTAATGGTTCTGCTTCTACCAAAGAGACTCTTGTTTTACCCATCGAACTCGATTTTCACTTACTTTACGTGACTTGAATGGTACATACATCGTCTAAAGATATTATAGGATGCATTTGGTTTCTAATCACAAAATGgactatatatataaaaaaaactttatacaGGAAGCGTcaatataatacaaaaaaatggcAGACAATGAAGACTTGTTAGACTACGAGGATGATGAGCAAACCGAACAAGTGGTAGATGGTAGCGGAGACATATCTGCAAAAAAAGAAGTCAAAGGTACATATGTATCGATTCATAGCAGCGGGTTTCGTGATTTCCTCCTCAAACCAGAGATACTTCGTGCCATTGTCGACTGTGGTTTTGAGCATCCATCCGAaggtattataattttatagatATATGTCGGTCAGaagattttacatttttagaATGTTTGTACAAGTAACTTACATAAGAATTCTCCTTCCCAGATTCAATCCGTTACTTAACAATCTAAGGGGGTAGCGGTTGGGAGATACTTTGTAGTCTGAATGATGATATTATAGATAGGGACATCTGATTAGTAATGAACGATCTATCTGTATTCTGACTCGATTTAGCACTCTTAATCATTCTATAGCTCCATACAAGACCATGGCCTAACAAGCAAattgttgcaaaattattgTGTTGCAGTGCAACATGAATGCATCCCACAAGCAGTTCTGGGCATGGACATCCTTTGCCAAGCCAAGTCTGGTATGGGAAAGACTGCTGTTTTTGTGCTCGCAACTTTACAACAGTTGGAACTAACGGAGAATGTGGTTTACGTTTTGGTCATGTGCCACACCCGTGAATTGGCTTTTCAAATCAGCAAGGAGTACGAGAGATTCAGTAAATACATGCCAGCTGTCAAGGTGATTCTAAAGCACAATCTAAACAGGATgggttttacaaattttttttttttttttcccccacccTTTTCTAACATAAGTGTGTAATAAcatcaaaaaattcttaactTGCAGGTGGGTGTTTTCTTTGGAGGATTACCGATACAAAAAGATGAAGAGGTACTAAAAAATACTTGTCCTCATATCGTGGTGGGAACACCTGGTCGTATTCTCGCACTTGTGCGCAACAAGAAACTCAATCTGAAACACCTGAAACACTTCGTTTTAGACGAGTGCGATAAGATGCTGGAATTACTCGGTGAGAATTGACTCTTTATGCTATGCTTATTCCTTTTCTGATCTTTGAAACCTATTTGCGTAATACGTCAAAAATTGCCTTATAAGCATTCCACTTTCTGACAATAATTGCTAGCCATATCTACTCTTTAACACTAGAAGACAATTTTAGCATACCAATGGTCGATTTTACCACAGATATGCGGCGTGACGTTCAAGAGATATTCAGGAGCACTCCGCACGGCAAACAAGTGATGATGTTCAGCGCAACCCTGTCCAAGGATATACGTCCAGTCTGCAAGAAGTTCATGCAAGATGTAATTAGAAAAACTTCCTCCTCTCTTCGATcttcgatcgcttcttcgttgGCTCTGCGTTTACCCAGGACTGAGCTCAGACCGTGCCATGAATATTCTATTGCGCACATCCGCGAGTTAGGCTAGCTAGGCAGACCAAATTATTGTTGATCTCGTCCAAACGAACGTCTGAGGAGAATTTCCACTCAGATTCGACCGTTAATTGACGACGCGCTCGCGAACAGTCGTAGCAACAGAGTTTCGTTGAAAACATTTCCTCGATCATCAGTGAATAGGAGAAGCCTCCGTTGAATCTAAACAATCGTCGCGTTGAACCGTTAATTGACGTGACGATGCATAAACGTCCTACAAATCAATCTTGATCAACAGACCTCCAAAGTCCATGTATCCTTCATAAGAACGATCCTTCAAACCTTGGAAACAATGAATCTTGCTCCCATAGTCATCTATTTGTGAATCCCATCTCGTCACGTTCAATCGCATTCAGGTTATGGTTTTATAAACGTCAATACCACGTTAGGTAACACGGGAAAGATGataactctgtcataattgtAACGCGCTACAACCAACAGAAGTGTGCTGATGTCAACACATGGATCGTTTCTTGCTacataagaaaaatattgatctCGCACGGGTTCGTGGGGTGGGGGGCCAAGAAGACCTCAAGACATCGCTTCCAAGATAGAAGAAAGCAAGAAAGAAGACTCAAGAGGACACTTGGGGAAACAACCGCGCCTAGATAGGGATAAAGTCTAATGTCGGAGGCTTCACCCAATAGCTCGATAACTTTAGACTCTTAGTATCTGTCCGGCATTACTGATTGGTACTACAAAACAGCAACTCGTCAGAGCAAATCTCGCGTTAGATTTCCAAAAACATAACATGGTGCTGCGTTGTTTCTGTCGTCGCGGTTAGAAAACGTTCGAGTTTATTTTCATGGCTCAAAGTTGATGAATAAGATTCTGAGCCAGCGAGCATGTCAACCACAAAACCCTACAGTATGGGCCAATGCCATTGGCGAATGCCAATATGCCGTTCACGTGCTTGAGaagtgaaagtttacgggaAGGAGACTACAGCAATGGGAGTGGCTGAGCGTTCCTGGGTGCGCACTCTATTTGTGTCGGCGCTAATGCCGAGAGATGGAATCGCCTGACCGTATGTAACTAGTGTGATAAACCCAACTGCCAGATTATCCCAGAGCCTGTATGTAAATAATTGTACTTCAGATACCTGACCATTGGGGCGATGAAGTGGTTTCAGTTCTCTTATATTGGGACACAAACTCATATCAGATCATATATTCTACTTTGTTTTCAAACAGTGGTTATAATTGCGCGACATTAAATAACTTCGGTATGGTCCACGTTCACTTTAATCTTCATTCTTCAAGAATCACATATTTGACTTATATTGGTATTTTGAAAAGACCAATTCATTTTCTCTATGTTGCGATACCGGAACGCTAAAAAGATGCTGTCCAGTGAGATTAACGAGGTCTGATACGTATCTATAATTACCTTGATACCATAGCCTGATAGAGAGAAACAGACTTCAAGCTGAATCGATAGATTCGTGGATCACGGATTGTGAAGTATTTGGGCATCCATATGCGCTGGAATTAG
Proteins encoded in this region:
- the Hel25E gene encoding ATP-dependent RNA helicase WM6 → MADNEDLLDYEDDEQTEQVVDGSGDISAKKEVKGTYVSIHSSGFRDFLLKPEILRAIVDCGFEHPSEVQHECIPQAVLGMDILCQAKSGMGKTAVFVLATLQQLELTENVVYVLVMCHTRELAFQISKEYERFSKYMPAVKVGVFFGGLPIQKDEEVLKNTCPHIVVGTPGRILALVRNKKLNLKHLKHFVLDECDKMLELLDMRRDVQEIFRSTPHGKQVMMFSATLSKDIRPVCKKFMQDPMEVYVDDEAKLTLHGLQQHYVKLKENEKNKKLFELLDVLEFNQVVIFVKSVQRCMALAQLLTEQNFPAIGIHRGMTQEERLSRYQQFKDFQKRILVATNLFGRGMDIERVNIVFNYDMPEDSDTYLHRVARAGRFGTKGLAITLVSDEGDAKILNDVQERFDVNITELPDEIDLASYIEGR